One part of the Sorangiineae bacterium MSr11954 genome encodes these proteins:
- a CDS encoding terpene synthase family protein produces MANYVTRPACPKFPASRRPPTDYAIWYFPADDLFVDRVHTVSPRTLPNLTAMIDVLDYHRVGAQPVWGEHAWLDICTRLRRRLSDEHFQRFAHGMRMWASTASLQILNHIQDTPVGISQYETIRRHTSGMNPCLDVADATNLGPATPAEFNQPAVQKLRMHANNVSTATEN; encoded by the coding sequence GTGGCCAACTACGTCACGAGACCGGCCTGCCCGAAATTCCCCGCTTCGAGGCGCCCGCCAACAGACTACGCGATCTGGTACTTCCCCGCCGACGACCTGTTCGTGGACCGCGTGCATACGGTCAGCCCTCGCACACTCCCGAACCTCACCGCGATGATCGACGTTCTGGACTATCACCGCGTCGGCGCGCAGCCGGTCTGGGGCGAGCACGCGTGGCTGGACATCTGCACCAGGCTCCGCCGCCGCCTATCCGATGAACACTTCCAGCGCTTCGCCCACGGCATGCGCATGTGGGCCTCCACCGCGAGCCTGCAGATCCTCAACCACATCCAAGACACGCCGGTGGGCATCTCACAGTACGAGACCATCCGCCGACACACCAGCGGCATGAACCCGTGCCTAGACGTCGCCGACGCCACCAACCTCGGGCCAGCCACCCCGGCTGAATTCAACCAGCCCGCGGTCCAGAAGCTGCGCATGCACGCGAACAACGTGTCAACGGCCACCGAAAACTGA
- the istB gene encoding IS21-like element helper ATPase IstB, whose amino-acid sequence MSTDNVLLAAVRAHTRVLKLPTVARECETLGRQSLAEGWSPLQYLRALLDAELAVRAEHAIGRRMRAARLPVHKTMSQFDWRRPHGLERARVEDLARGAWIPTARNIVILGPVGTGKTHLAIALAIEAIKRGHHVLFYRASDLVRALTEARDARALSRLQERLRRVSLLVVDELGFVPFEKAGGELLFDVLSTRHERCATVITSNLAFSEWNRVFVDDKLTAALLDRLAQHAEVLVTRGPGDRVPAAATKKTDSRSDESKPKATQEVPALTR is encoded by the coding sequence ATGAGCACCGACAACGTGCTCTTGGCCGCCGTACGCGCCCATACGCGCGTACTCAAGCTGCCGACCGTCGCACGAGAGTGCGAAACGCTGGGACGTCAATCGCTGGCCGAAGGCTGGTCACCGTTGCAGTACTTGCGGGCGTTGCTCGACGCCGAGCTCGCAGTCCGCGCCGAGCACGCGATTGGGCGCCGCATGCGAGCGGCTCGTCTGCCCGTGCACAAAACGATGTCGCAATTCGATTGGCGGAGGCCACACGGTCTCGAACGCGCCCGCGTCGAAGACTTGGCTCGTGGTGCCTGGATTCCGACGGCGCGCAACATCGTGATCTTGGGCCCCGTGGGCACCGGAAAAACGCACTTGGCCATCGCGCTCGCCATCGAGGCCATCAAGCGCGGCCACCACGTGCTCTTTTACCGCGCCTCCGACTTGGTCCGGGCACTGACCGAGGCCCGGGATGCACGCGCTCTTTCTCGCCTGCAAGAGCGACTGCGAAGGGTTTCACTCTTGGTGGTGGACGAACTTGGCTTTGTACCGTTTGAAAAAGCCGGCGGAGAGCTGCTCTTCGACGTCTTGTCCACCCGGCACGAACGGTGCGCAACGGTGATCACATCGAATCTGGCTTTTAGTGAATGGAACCGGGTCTTCGTCGACGACAAGCTGACGGCCGCACTCCTGGACCGTCTGGCCCAGCATGCGGAGGTCCTCGTCACTCGCGGTCCGGGAGACCGTGTCCCGGCCGCGGCCACCAAAAAGACAGATTCAAGATCTGACGAGAGCAAACCCAAAGCGACCCAGGAGGTGCCGGCGCTCACGCGGTGA